In Monodelphis domestica isolate mMonDom1 chromosome 1, mMonDom1.pri, whole genome shotgun sequence, the sequence ACACTTTGCTTCCTGATGTCCTCTGCCGGCTGATAAAGGATTCCTTTTGGACAtcaatatttttcccttctttaagCTTCGAGGTGGAGGTTAAGGTGTCTACATGGAAGGTAGTATTAGTAGCACTGGCCTCCCCACTGCCATTTTGATGCAGGCTGGGTATCTTTTCTTCAGAAAGGCGGCTGAAGTGGGATTTGATCCAGGGAGCATTCTTACTCTCTGAGGTAGCCGAAGTGCTCAGTTTGTCCCATATTAATTCTTTCTCAGcatccttccttctcttggcGGACTTCTTCTTCCAATGGAGCCAGAGGTAGAGGCCTCCAGCACCCAGAAGCAGGCTGGCCGCCAGCACCACCTTGAATGATGGTTGCTGGGAAATCCCTTCTAGGCTCTCCAGGACCCTGAGCCAGTCAGGCTGAGATAAGAGGGCAGTGGGAATGGGGAGCCTAGGCTCCCCTTACATGGCTCATGCTCAAAGACACCACAGCGGCTAACTGCAGGGCAGATCCCTGCTCCTCCACTCCCTGGGGGAGACCCTCCCCGCCTCAGCAATGAACCCCATTGTGAGGGAGATAGGTGGGAGGGATGGGCAGATGGCCCCAGCAGTCTTTGGGAGCAGTCTGTCAATGCGTGAGCTACCAACACTAGAAGAAACGAATTATTCTTAGAGACTAACTTTGTAAGTTGTGGCTGCCATCAGCTCCATTTACCTTGGATCTcctgcttttgttgttgttcagttgttttcagttatttttgactctttgtgacccctttgggggtattcttggcaaagatacttgccTCCCTTctttctacagttcattttacaaatgagaaaactgaggcaaatagggttgagtgccctacctagggtcacacagctaattggaactcagatcttcctgactccgagcctggcactctatccactatgcca encodes:
- the C1H10orf62 gene encoding uncharacterized protein C10orf62 homolog, whose protein sequence is MKQGFKREPRLPIPTALLSQPDWLRVLESLEGISQQPSFKVVLAASLLLGAGGLYLWLHWKKKSAKRRKDAEKELIWDKLSTSATSESKNAPWIKSHFSRLSEEKIPSLHQNGSGEASATNTTFHVDTLTSTSKLKEGKNIDVQKESFISRQRTSGSKVCKETYKENSKSTSGEEATWASMAAKVREIDVSGRYLADSMLQRAPVNPNSGHLETKDINKEEFKILEEVEMKVKENFLPHRENNITRSNSCYHGHGNHSQSSHGHHGFSF